TCCTGCCAGAAGAGGCTTGACGAGACGTTTCCGTGAATGAGGACGACGGTCTGCTCCGGTGCCGTGGCGGGATCGTCTCCCGTGCGTTCGAGGATGTTCACCGCGAGCCGCGGCGTCTCGATGATGCGTGAGCTGATGCCGTCGAGCAGGGTCATGATCGGGGTCCTCCGGGTGCGGCCGCGGGGGGCGGCGCAGCCCCCTCCGGCTCGACTATAACCCCGCTCACCCGTGCTCACCCGGGGGTTTCGCCCCGGGTGTCACGCCTCGGGGGACGCGGGTGCGGGTTGGCCCGTGTAGAACCGGTACGTCGCCTCGGCGGCTGCGGCGGCGGCATCCGGATCTGCCCCGCCCGCGACGTGCGCCTCGGCCCAGGCATCCGCGGCACGCCGCGAGAACCGCATGCCCTCCTCGCTCAGCGACCACGCTTCCGCGTCGGCCGGAGTGACGCTCGCGTCGCTCCGCAGATGCAGCGCGAGCCCGAGGAGCGACAGATCCCATCCGACGCCCGTCGCTCCGGGTCCGTACAGCTCCCAGAAGCCCGGCGGCACATCGCCCGGGCGGGCCGCATGTGCGAGCTCGAGCCGCGTCGAGTCGCCCTCCGCCGTGAGCACGATCTCGACCCAGGAGACGGCGCCGCCCATCTCCCACGACAGGCGGTATCCGGCGCTGCCGTCGGCGGGCGGCGAGCACGCGAGGACGTCTCCGCCGGCGTTGCCGACGATCTGGTAGCGCCCGCCGAGCACGGCATCGCCTTCGACCGGCGCGAACCAGCGTGCGATCCGTTCGGGGCTCGTGACGGCATCCCAGACGTCGTCGATCGGCGAGGCATAGGTCTGCACGATCCGCTGGAGGCGCAGTTCCTCACCCTCGGTCTGCTCGATGCCGGTGCTGCGGCTCACGGCGCGGATCTGGGTGTCGACGTCGACCATGTCAGTTCTCCTTCATTGGGGGCGGCGGTGCGGGGGCGCGGCGCGCCTTGCGTCCGCGCGCGAGTTCCGTTCCGAGAGCATCGAGGCGCGGCTGCCAGAAGCCGCGGAACGGATCGAACCATTCGTCGGCGGCTTCGAGCGGCGCGGGATCGATGGCGTAGAGCCGCCTCGTGCTCTCGCGGCGGACGGTGGCGAACCCGTTCTCGCGCAAGACGCGGAGGTGCTGCGACGTGGCCGGCTGCGAGATGCCGAACTCGTCCTGCACCGTCGCAGCGATGTCTCCCGCGCTCCGCTCGCCTGTGGCGAGGAGCTCCAGGATCCGGCGCCGGACGGGGTCTCCGAGGACGTCGAGAGCGTGCATGGTCCCATGATTCAGCCGCGGCTTATATAAGTCAATACCGAAATAGGGGCGATCTAAGATGAACCCATGACCGCGTTGCTGCCGCCCATCGCCATTCTCGGAGCAGGATCGATGGGCGGTGCGATCCTCTCGGGCCTCGTCGAGTCCGGCCTGCTGGCCTCGGGTCTCGAGGTCAGCGGGATGACCGTGACGAACCGTTCACGCGCGAAGGCCGAAGCGCTCGCCGGTCTTCCGGGAGTCACGAGCGTCGCGCTCGAAGACGCCCCGACGGGCAATCCGGATGCCGCCGGCTCGGCCGACATCGTGCTGATCGGCGTCAAGCCGGTCATGGTTCCCGACCTCCTGAGAGAGATCGCGCCGCACCTGCGCCCCGGAACGATCGTCGTGAGCCTCGCCGCCGGCGTGACGATCGCCACCTTCGAGCAGATCCTGGGGCCCGGCATCGCCGTCCTGCGATCGATGCCCAACACTCCCGCGGTCGTCGGGAAGGCCGTGACGGGGCTCGCTGCCGGGGCATCGGCATCCGACGACGACGTCGCCGTCGTCCGCCGCCTGTTCGAGACCTGTGGGTCGGTCGTCGAGGTTCCGGAGTCGCAGATCGACGCGCTGTCGACGATCTCCGGATCGGGTCCGGCGTATGTGTTCCTGCTCATCGAGGAGCTCACGAAAGCCGCCGTCGGCAAGGGCTTCTCCGAAGAGCAGGCACGGCTCATGGCCGAGCAGACGTTCATCGGCGCGGCGGCGCTGCTCGAGGCATCCGGAGAAGACCCCGCGGAGCTGCGCCGGCGCGTCACGAGCCCGGCCGGAACCACGGAGCGCGCGATCGCCGTCCTGCAGGCGGCGCGCCTCGACGTCGTCTTCGAGAGTGCGACGGATGCCGCGCTCGTGCGGGCCCGAGAACTGGCCGCCCCGGCCTGAGCCGCGGTCCTGAGTCGCCCGGTCCTGAGTCGCCCGCCCGGAGCCGCCCGGCGTGCGAGACGACACGCGGCGTGCCAGACGACACACGGCGTGCGCGCGAGGAATGTCGTTTCGTGCGCGCCGTGTCGACTCGGGAGCCACCGCCGAGCGGGAGCCACCGCCGAGCGGGAGCCCCGCCGAGGCGCGAGTTACCGCTCGAGGGCGGCGAAGCGCTCGATGTCGACGTTCGTCCCAGACACGATGATGAGGTCGTGGTTCGTCACGATCGTGTTGGCCTCGGCGTAGCGGAACGGCTTTCCAGGGCTCTTCACGCCGACGACCGTGACGTTGTACTTCGTGCGGACGCCCGACTCATTGAGGCCCACGCCGCGGATGAACTTCGGCGGGTACATCTTGGCCAGCACGAAGTCGTCGTCGAAGCGGATGAAGTCGAGCATTCGCCCGCTCACGAGGTGGGCGACGCGCTCGCCGGCTTCGCGCTCGGGGTAGATGACGTGGTTCGCGCCGACGCGGGCGAGGATCTTGCCGTGCGACTGCGAGACCGCCTTCGCCCAGATCTGCGGCACCTTGAGGTCGACGAGGTTCGCCGTGATCAGGACGGATGCCTCGATGAGCGACCCCACCGCGACGACGGCGACCTGGAAGTCCTGCGCCCCGATCTGCTTGAGCGCGTCGATGTTGCGTGCGTCCGCCTGCACCGTGTGGGTGACGCGCTCCGACCACTTCTGGACGAGGTCGAGGCTCTCGTCGATCGCGAGCACTTCGCGCTCGAGTCGGTCGAGCTCTCCCGCGCACGCCGCGCCGAAACGGCCAAGCCCGATCACGAGGACGGGTGCGTCGCTGCGAATCCTCTCACCCAACGATCGGCCTTTCCACTGGCAGCGCGTAGAGCTGCGAACGGGACGACGCAGCGACCGCTGCGGCGAGTGTCACTGTACCAACGCGACCCATGACGATGGTGATGGCGAGGACGTAGACGGCAGGATCCGGCAGTTCCGCCGTCAGTCCCGTCGACAGTCCGACGGTGCCGAACGCCGAGATGACGTCGAAGAGCACGTCACCGAGGTCCGCTTTCGTGATCTGCGTAATGATGATCGTCGACAGGGCCACGATCGTCGATCCCCACGCGACGACGGAGAGGGCGACGCGCAGGACGTCGCTCGGGATCCGGCGTCCGAACACCTGGTTGGATGCGCGTCCTTTCGCCTCGGACCAGACCGCGAGCGCGATGACGGCGAGCGTCGTGACTTTGATGCCACCCGCCGTCGACGCCGACCCGCCGCCGACGAACATGAGCATGCACGCCACGAGCAGGCTCGACTGGTTGAGTTCGCCGATGTCGAGGAGCGAGAATCCGCCCGAGCGCGTCATGGCGGACAGGAAGAACGCCTGGAACGTCGTGTCCCACGCGTTCTGCGTGCCGAGCGTGAGCAGGTTGTCGTACTCGAGGATCAGGAAGACGACACCGCCGCCGATGAACAGGGCCACCGTCGTGATGATCGTGAGCTTCGCGTGCAGCGACCAGCGGCGCACGTGCCAGAGGTGCCGGCGCAGCGTGTAGATGACGGGGAATCCGATCGAGCCCATGAAGACGCCCGCCATCAGCACGGTCAGGAAGAAGTAGTCGTTGGCGAACGGGGTGAGCCCCTCGGCGTTGGGGGTGAAGCCCGTGTTCGTGAACGCCATGGCGGCGTAGAAGGGCGCCTCCCACAGTGCCGTGTACCAGGGGATTCCGGCGAGGAGGAGCCCCGGAAAGAGGAGCGCCGCTACGACGCCTTCGATCACGAGGGTCGACAGCGCCACGGTCGCCAGCAGGCTGCCGATCTGGCCCAGCTGCACCGTCTGGCCCTCGTTGACGGGACCGCCGTGCGAGCGCAGGGGGTTCGAATCGCTCGCGGCGATGAGCTTCGCGCGCAGGCCGAGGCGCCGCGAGATGACGAGGCCCAAGATGGATGCCAGTGTCAGCACGCCGAGCGCGCCGATCTGCACGCCGAGGAACACCAGCACATGGCCGAACGGCGACCAGTGCGTCGCCATGTCCACTGTCGCAAGGCCCGTGACGCAGATCGTCGAGACCGCCGTGAAGAAGGCGTCGGCGAAGGGCGTCACCTGGCCGTCGGCGGCGGCGAAGGGCAGGGAGAACAGGGCTGTGAAGACGAGGATCAACGAAACGAAGATCAGGATCGCGAAGCGCGAAGGCGACCGTTGCGTCAGTCCGCGGAAGAAGTCCACGATCGCATGGCCCGCTCTGCGTACCGTCGAGGTGCCCGGAACGCGCGTGGCGTCCGGCATCCGGATCCTCCCTGTCACGGTCCCACGGTAGGCCCTCATGGTACTCCCCAGCGTCCGCGGCTAATCTGAGCACATGGCGGACATCTTCGACGTGATCGCGGACGGCACGCGTCGCGACATCTTGCGACTCCTGCTCGATCGCTCCGCCGACGGCGAGCGGGGAACGAGCGTCTCGCAGATCGTGCACGAGCTGGGCGTCAGCCAGCCGACGGTCTCCAAGCACCTCAAAGTGCTGCGCGACGCGCACCTCGTGTCGGTCCGCGAAGAGGGGCAGCACCGCTTCTACAGTCTCGCTGCCGAGCCGCTCGACGAGATCGACGATTGGCTCATGCCGTTCCTGAGCGATGGGACCGAGTTCGAGTTCGGTGGTCCGTCGACGCTGACGGAGGGTGCGGCACATGCCGCCGACGTCGTGGGCCGGGCTGCGGCATCCGCCAAGCACGCCGTCGCTGCCGCGTTCAAGCGCCTGCCCAGCCGCTGAGTTTCGGGTCGTCTGGGGCGGCGTCGCGAGGCGCCGACACTGGTCGTGGTTCCGCGTGTTTCCGCGCGCAAGAGGCCTGTGGATAACCCGTTTCGCGGATGGGTCGGCGCCTAACATTAGAACATGCGTTCTCCTCGGTTCTCCGGCATCAGCGACGGTGATGCCGCCGTTCTCGCGCAGATCGTGGCCGACGTGGAGAAGTCGCAGTCGATCATCGCGGCGGCGCAGGCGGAGCAGACTCGCGCTCTCGCACGCGCTGGCGAATTGGCTCGCACGCAGACCGCGGGATCTCGTGCTTCGGTCCGCGATCACGACATGGCGCTGAGGTCGATCGCGGCAGAGTTGGCCGGGGTCTTTCGGGTGACCGATCGGTCTGTCCAGCGCCAGATCGGCGACGCGTCGGTGCTCGTGGCCGACTATTCCGAGAGCATGGCCGCGTGGGAGAGCGGGCGTATCACGCGAGGACATGTCCGAGTGATCGCCGAGGCGGGCGCGGTTCTGCCGGTGGAGCAGCGGGGTGAGTTCGAGTGCGAGGCGCTGCGGCGATGCGAGCGCGAGACTCCGGGCCGAGTGCGGGCGGAGCTCGATCTACTGGCTCAGCACCTGCACCCGCGGCCGCTCACCGAGCGCCACGCCGAAGCGGCCAAGGGGCGACGCGTGCGGGTCGTCACGGTCGGCGACGGCATGTCCGAACTCTGCGCGACGATGCCTTCGCTCCTGGCCGACGCGATCTACGATCGGATCACGCAGCAGGCTCGCTCCGTCATCGATGCGCGCAAGGTGACCGGTACGGCCGACGACGGCGACGCGGATGCCGCGTCCCGCGGTGCAGCCATCTCGAACGACACCCGCACGACCGACCAGGTGCGGGTCGATGTTTTCGCCGACATGCTCCTCACGGCGGCGCCCGACGCCGATCCCACCCGCACCGATGACGGTCCGGGAGTGCTCGGCGCGATCCGCGCGAAGGTCCAGGTCGTCGTTCCGGCGCTCGCCCTCCTCGGCGTCACGAAAGAGCCCGCCGATCTCGTGGGACGCTCGCCCATCGACGCCGACACGGCCCGTCGGCTCGCCGGCGCCACGCGCGTGCCGTGGGAGCGGATCCTCACGCACCCCGTGACGGGTGCCGTCCTGCACGTCGACGCGTACCACCGCACGACGGCGATCGATCGGCACCTGCGGGCGCGCGATCAGCACTGTCGCTTTCCCGGATGCCGGATGCCGGCTGTCCGCTGCGAAGTCGATCACACGGTCGACGCCGCCCGTGGAGGCCCGACGCGGGTCGAGAACCTGGCCCACCTGTGTCAGCGCCATCACAGCATGAAGCAGTTCACCGCCTGGCGCGTGCGACAGCTGCCTGGCGGCGTCCTGCAATGGACGTCACCGCTCGGACGTGTCTACGACGATCATCCGCCGACGCTCGGCGTGCACTTTCGGCCATCGGGGAGTCCTGATGCGACCCCGAACTGGCGCGCTGAACCGTGGACGGTCGATCCGCGACGTACTGGCTCGCCACCGTTCTGAGG
This genomic stretch from Microbacterium sp. SLBN-146 harbors:
- a CDS encoding helix-turn-helix transcriptional regulator → MADIFDVIADGTRRDILRLLLDRSADGERGTSVSQIVHELGVSQPTVSKHLKVLRDAHLVSVREEGQHRFYSLAAEPLDEIDDWLMPFLSDGTEFEFGGPSTLTEGAAHAADVVGRAAASAKHAVAAAFKRLPSR
- a CDS encoding TrkA family potassium uptake protein: MGERIRSDAPVLVIGLGRFGAACAGELDRLEREVLAIDESLDLVQKWSERVTHTVQADARNIDALKQIGAQDFQVAVVAVGSLIEASVLITANLVDLKVPQIWAKAVSQSHGKILARVGANHVIYPEREAGERVAHLVSGRMLDFIRFDDDFVLAKMYPPKFIRGVGLNESGVRTKYNVTVVGVKSPGKPFRYAEANTIVTNHDLIIVSGTNVDIERFAALER
- the proC gene encoding pyrroline-5-carboxylate reductase, with the protein product MTALLPPIAILGAGSMGGAILSGLVESGLLASGLEVSGMTVTNRSRAKAEALAGLPGVTSVALEDAPTGNPDAAGSADIVLIGVKPVMVPDLLREIAPHLRPGTIVVSLAAGVTIATFEQILGPGIAVLRSMPNTPAVVGKAVTGLAAGASASDDDVAVVRRLFETCGSVVEVPESQIDALSTISGSGPAYVFLLIEELTKAAVGKGFSEEQARLMAEQTFIGAAALLEASGEDPAELRRRVTSPAGTTERAIAVLQAARLDVVFESATDAALVRARELAAPA
- a CDS encoding helix-turn-helix transcriptional regulator codes for the protein MHALDVLGDPVRRRILELLATGERSAGDIAATVQDEFGISQPATSQHLRVLRENGFATVRRESTRRLYAIDPAPLEAADEWFDPFRGFWQPRLDALGTELARGRKARRAPAPPPPMKEN
- a CDS encoding HNH endonuclease signature motif containing protein, which gives rise to MRSPRFSGISDGDAAVLAQIVADVEKSQSIIAAAQAEQTRALARAGELARTQTAGSRASVRDHDMALRSIAAELAGVFRVTDRSVQRQIGDASVLVADYSESMAAWESGRITRGHVRVIAEAGAVLPVEQRGEFECEALRRCERETPGRVRAELDLLAQHLHPRPLTERHAEAAKGRRVRVVTVGDGMSELCATMPSLLADAIYDRITQQARSVIDARKVTGTADDGDADAASRGAAISNDTRTTDQVRVDVFADMLLTAAPDADPTRTDDGPGVLGAIRAKVQVVVPALALLGVTKEPADLVGRSPIDADTARRLAGATRVPWERILTHPVTGAVLHVDAYHRTTAIDRHLRARDQHCRFPGCRMPAVRCEVDHTVDAARGGPTRVENLAHLCQRHHSMKQFTAWRVRQLPGGVLQWTSPLGRVYDDHPPTLGVHFRPSGSPDATPNWRAEPWTVDPRRTGSPPF
- a CDS encoding TrkH family potassium uptake protein, coding for MPDATRVPGTSTVRRAGHAIVDFFRGLTQRSPSRFAILIFVSLILVFTALFSLPFAAADGQVTPFADAFFTAVSTICVTGLATVDMATHWSPFGHVLVFLGVQIGALGVLTLASILGLVISRRLGLRAKLIAASDSNPLRSHGGPVNEGQTVQLGQIGSLLATVALSTLVIEGVVAALLFPGLLLAGIPWYTALWEAPFYAAMAFTNTGFTPNAEGLTPFANDYFFLTVLMAGVFMGSIGFPVIYTLRRHLWHVRRWSLHAKLTIITTVALFIGGGVVFLILEYDNLLTLGTQNAWDTTFQAFFLSAMTRSGGFSLLDIGELNQSSLLVACMLMFVGGGSASTAGGIKVTTLAVIALAVWSEAKGRASNQVFGRRIPSDVLRVALSVVAWGSTIVALSTIIITQITKADLGDVLFDVISAFGTVGLSTGLTAELPDPAVYVLAITIVMGRVGTVTLAAAVAASSRSQLYALPVERPIVG
- a CDS encoding SRPBCC domain-containing protein produces the protein MVDVDTQIRAVSRSTGIEQTEGEELRLQRIVQTYASPIDDVWDAVTSPERIARWFAPVEGDAVLGGRYQIVGNAGGDVLACSPPADGSAGYRLSWEMGGAVSWVEIVLTAEGDSTRLELAHAARPGDVPPGFWELYGPGATGVGWDLSLLGLALHLRSDASVTPADAEAWSLSEEGMRFSRRAADAWAEAHVAGGADPDAAAAAAEATYRFYTGQPAPASPEA